The Aquidulcibacter paucihalophilus genome has a window encoding:
- the purT gene encoding formate-dependent phosphoribosylglycinamide formyltransferase has protein sequence MKLGTPLSDSAVRVMLLGAGELGKEVAIELQRLGAEVIAVDRYPNAPAMQVAHRSHVIPMTDPQVLNGVILAEAPHIIVPEIEAIATDVLAQIEAAGLATVIPTARATQLTMNREGIRRLAAEDLGLPTSPYAFATSAAELAEAAHRIGLPVFIKPVMSSSGKGQSMIDALEDAANAWAYAQSGGRVETATVIVEGRIDFDFEITLLTVRSLRDGAVRTDFCAPIGHRQVKGDYVESWQPQAMTPAALASAQDIARKVTDALGGLGVFGVELFVKGDQVWFSEVSPRPHDTGLVTLATQTMSEFALHARAILGLPVDVSQRDIGASAVIYGGMDAVGVAFEGVAEALSVPTADLRLFGKPESYVSRRMGVATARGDTVEQARERAREAASRVRVVAG, from the coding sequence ATGAAACTCGGCACCCCTCTCTCCGACAGCGCCGTCCGCGTCATGCTTCTCGGCGCGGGCGAGCTCGGCAAGGAGGTGGCCATCGAGCTGCAGCGGCTGGGTGCCGAGGTCATCGCTGTCGACCGCTATCCCAACGCCCCCGCCATGCAGGTGGCCCATCGCAGCCACGTCATTCCGATGACCGATCCGCAGGTGCTGAACGGCGTCATCCTGGCCGAGGCCCCGCACATCATCGTGCCCGAGATCGAGGCCATCGCCACGGATGTGCTGGCGCAGATCGAGGCCGCCGGGCTGGCGACGGTGATCCCGACCGCGCGGGCCACCCAGCTGACCATGAACCGCGAGGGCATCCGCCGGCTGGCCGCCGAGGACCTCGGCCTGCCCACCAGCCCCTATGCCTTCGCCACCTCCGCCGCCGAACTGGCCGAGGCGGCCCACCGCATCGGCCTGCCGGTCTTCATCAAGCCGGTGATGTCGTCGTCGGGGAAGGGCCAGTCGATGATCGACGCGCTCGAGGACGCCGCCAACGCGTGGGCCTATGCCCAGTCCGGCGGGCGGGTCGAGACCGCGACGGTGATCGTCGAAGGCCGGATCGATTTCGACTTCGAAATCACCCTGCTGACCGTTCGCTCCCTGCGTGACGGCGCGGTTCGCACCGACTTCTGCGCCCCCATCGGCCACCGTCAGGTCAAGGGCGACTATGTCGAGAGCTGGCAGCCGCAGGCGATGACGCCCGCCGCCCTCGCCTCGGCACAGGACATCGCCCGCAAGGTCACCGATGCGCTCGGCGGCCTCGGGGTGTTCGGAGTCGAGCTGTTCGTGAAGGGCGACCAGGTCTGGTTCTCGGAGGTGTCGCCGCGACCGCACGACACGGGCCTGGTGACCCTCGCGACCCAGACCATGAGCGAATTCGCCCTGCACGCCCGCGCCATCCTCGGCCTGCCCGTCGACGTCAGCCAGCGCGACATCGGTGCCAGCGCGGTCATCTATGGCGGCATGGATGCGGTGGGGGTCGCCTTCGAGGGCGTGGCGGAGGCCCTGTCGGTGCCGACCGCCGACCTTCGCCTGTTCGGCAAGCCCGAGAGCTATGTCAGCCGCCGCATGGGCGTGGCCACGGCGCGCGGCGACACCGTCGAACAGGCCCGCGAACGCGCGCGCGAGGCGGCGTCGCGGGTTCGGGTGGTCGCGGGCTAG